A genomic stretch from Sulfobacillus thermosulfidooxidans includes:
- a CDS encoding Mur ligase family protein translates to MRFFLAVWIARIVGWVSRLTGRGGSSLPGLIARRIDPQVFKRLARKMPGGVILLTGTNGKTTTAAIATFLLRKSGRKVVTNQAGANLILGLTTALIQASRLRLYPKADLALLETDEATMPKAAEESQPKVIAVTNFFRDQLDRYGELSTTVNFVKKGIEKLDPEGWLVLNADDPQVAFLGASYSRVLYFGADLSVYPTPQGHHDIQDARFCPSCGHELRYVRQYYAHIGDYYCPACGLRRPIPDLLLVDWQGIHGTLRIDYRGEQIRVPMRLPGLYNAYNVMAAMAVALLLGVELDTAANSLGSFRPAFGRMEEVSIEGKDVWLALVKNPVGFNQVLQAIDEDRRPLKSLLFIINDRYADGQDVSWLWDVDFERFVQPHWHVWVSGIRARDMAVRLLYAGLDTGSIHVIEKPEAALEDLIHHSAPDQVSYILPTYTALLEIRKYLTDKGYTRHFREG, encoded by the coding sequence ATGAGGTTTTTTCTGGCCGTTTGGATAGCGCGTATTGTTGGTTGGGTAAGTCGTTTGACGGGCCGAGGCGGCAGTTCCCTGCCAGGTCTCATTGCCCGCCGCATTGATCCGCAAGTGTTTAAGCGCCTGGCTAGAAAAATGCCTGGCGGTGTCATCTTGTTGACCGGGACTAATGGCAAAACGACTACGGCGGCGATTGCCACTTTTCTATTGCGCAAGAGTGGACGCAAGGTCGTAACCAATCAAGCCGGGGCAAATTTGATTCTCGGATTAACCACAGCGTTAATTCAGGCTAGTCGCTTGCGATTATATCCCAAGGCTGACCTTGCCTTGTTGGAGACTGATGAAGCCACGATGCCCAAGGCTGCAGAGGAAAGCCAGCCGAAAGTGATAGCTGTCACCAATTTTTTTCGGGACCAGCTTGACCGTTATGGTGAATTATCCACGACGGTGAATTTCGTCAAAAAAGGGATTGAGAAGCTCGATCCAGAAGGATGGTTGGTCTTAAACGCCGATGACCCACAAGTGGCATTTCTAGGCGCATCCTATTCCCGAGTTCTTTATTTTGGCGCCGACTTGTCTGTCTATCCAACACCCCAAGGCCACCATGATATTCAAGATGCCCGGTTTTGTCCCAGCTGTGGGCACGAACTGCGCTATGTTCGACAATATTATGCCCACATTGGCGATTATTACTGTCCTGCCTGCGGTTTGAGACGTCCTATACCAGATCTGTTATTGGTGGATTGGCAAGGTATTCACGGAACTCTTCGGATCGATTATCGTGGAGAACAAATTCGTGTACCGATGCGCTTGCCAGGGTTATATAATGCCTATAACGTGATGGCGGCAATGGCTGTCGCTTTACTCTTAGGCGTAGAGTTGGACACAGCCGCCAACTCACTGGGGAGCTTTCGCCCAGCGTTTGGGCGAATGGAAGAAGTATCGATTGAAGGCAAAGATGTCTGGTTAGCACTCGTGAAAAACCCAGTGGGATTTAACCAAGTGTTACAAGCCATCGACGAGGATAGGCGGCCTTTGAAAAGTCTTTTGTTTATCATTAATGATCGTTATGCCGACGGGCAAGACGTATCGTGGCTGTGGGATGTCGATTTTGAACGTTTTGTCCAACCGCACTGGCATGTATGGGTTAGTGGCATCCGGGCTCGGGACATGGCTGTGCGGCTTTTATATGCCGGGCTTGATACTGGAAGCATACATGTCATAGAAAAACCTGAGGCAGCGTTGGAGGATTTAATACATCATAGTGCGCCGGATCAAGTGAGCTATATCTTGCCGACGTATACAGCACTCTTGGAAATTCGCAAGTACCTGACAGATAAAGGGTATACGCGACACTTTCGGGAAGGGTAG
- the rfbB gene encoding dTDP-glucose 4,6-dehydratase — protein sequence MRVMITGGLGFIGSQMVRYLLENVPDIHIINVDALTYAGNLENLKEYEDDPRYQWVHASIGDRATLEGILADNCVDIIINFAAESHVDRSILSAAPFVTTNVLGTQVLLELARIHHVKRFLQVSTDEVYGSLPLGGSHWFSETSPLNPNSPYAASKAAADFLTLAAFRTYAQDVVITRCSNNYGPYQFPEKLIPLFITNGLEGKTWPLYGDGKNVRDWLHVSDHVRALWMVALQGKSGQIYNIGGHNEKSNREVAEALADILHLPYSVITPVADRLGHDRRYAIDSQKITKELGWHPQIDWEQGLWDTVQWYKDHEAWWKAIKTGAYLEYYQQQYGPSRKDSPSA from the coding sequence ATGCGTGTCATGATAACAGGAGGACTCGGCTTTATCGGGTCTCAAATGGTTCGTTACTTGCTTGAGAATGTCCCTGACATTCATATTATTAATGTCGATGCGTTAACATATGCAGGAAACTTAGAAAATCTGAAGGAGTATGAAGACGATCCTCGTTACCAATGGGTACATGCATCCATTGGGGATCGGGCTACGCTCGAGGGCATTCTCGCTGATAATTGCGTGGACATCATCATCAACTTTGCCGCCGAATCGCATGTGGATCGCTCGATTCTTTCTGCAGCACCATTTGTAACCACCAATGTCTTAGGCACGCAGGTCTTATTGGAACTGGCGAGAATCCATCATGTGAAAAGATTTCTCCAAGTTTCTACGGATGAAGTCTATGGGAGTTTACCCCTTGGGGGCAGCCATTGGTTTTCCGAAACATCTCCTTTAAATCCCAATAGTCCTTATGCTGCGAGTAAAGCGGCTGCCGATTTCTTGACGTTGGCTGCCTTCCGCACGTACGCTCAGGATGTCGTCATTACTCGTTGTTCAAATAATTATGGTCCCTATCAATTTCCTGAAAAGCTGATACCCTTATTCATTACCAATGGATTAGAAGGGAAAACCTGGCCGCTTTATGGTGACGGGAAAAACGTCCGCGATTGGCTTCATGTGTCTGACCATGTCAGAGCGTTATGGATGGTCGCCCTTCAGGGGAAAAGTGGGCAGATTTACAATATCGGAGGACATAATGAGAAATCGAACCGGGAAGTGGCCGAAGCACTTGCTGACATTTTGCATCTGCCCTATTCGGTTATTACCCCGGTAGCAGATCGGTTGGGACATGACCGGCGATACGCGATTGACTCCCAGAAAATCACCAAAGAACTAGGTTGGCATCCACAAATTGACTGGGAGCAAGGCTTATGGGATACCGTTCAGTGGTATAAGGATCATGAAGCGTGGTGGAAAGCTATTAAAACCGGTGCCTATTTGGAATATTACCAACAACAATATGGCCCGTCGAGAAAGGACTCACCTAGCGCATGA
- a CDS encoding dTDP-4-dehydrorhamnose 3,5-epimerase family protein, whose amino-acid sequence MSTFGTIEGVVVKQLVRHPDDRGFFQEILRDDDHLLRKFGQASLSMSYPGVIKAFHYHERQDDLWFFPVGSAQVVLYDARKDSPTYGITQVLYPGEDNPQLIVIPVGVVHGYRVLGNKPLMIVYFTTESYNPAQPDEKRLAWNDETIGFDWTTQYR is encoded by the coding sequence ATGAGTACTTTTGGAACCATTGAAGGAGTGGTTGTTAAACAGCTCGTGCGTCATCCTGACGACCGCGGGTTTTTTCAAGAAATCTTACGGGATGATGACCATCTCTTGCGCAAATTTGGTCAAGCCTCATTGTCCATGAGTTATCCCGGCGTTATTAAGGCGTTTCACTATCATGAACGGCAAGACGACTTGTGGTTTTTTCCCGTAGGATCGGCGCAAGTGGTATTATACGATGCTCGCAAGGATTCTCCCACTTACGGCATTACTCAAGTGTTGTATCCGGGAGAAGACAATCCCCAACTCATAGTCATTCCAGTAGGTGTGGTCCATGGATATCGAGTACTGGGAAACAAGCCCCTCATGATCGTCTATTTCACCACTGAATCCTATAATCCCGCCCAACCTGATGAAAAACGGTTGGCGTGGAATGATGAGACCATCGGATTTGATTGGACAACCCAATATCGATAA
- a CDS encoding glucose-1-phosphate thymidylyltransferase translates to MELKGLLLAGGTGSRLRPLTYTGAKQLIPIANRPILHYAVEAMVQAGITDIGVIVGETGAAIRESLGDGQAFNCHFTYIVQEAPLGLAHAVKTAAPFLADAPFLMFLGDNLLRSGLGTLVDRFMSGRYSASILLTAVDDPRQFGVAVVENGRVTRLVEKPKNPPSHWALVGAYCFQPEIHEVIATLKPSWRGEYEITDAIQALIDQDRIVDATFVDGWWKDTGRPEDVIEANRLVLEDLVPAVQGHVDKESEIVGRVYIAPTARIERTTIRGPVVIGEGAVIRNTYIGPYTTIGEGVIIEETEIENSIVLPDSVIQRVAERIDQSLIGRGVRVQGRNERPKAMRLVLGDHSRVDL, encoded by the coding sequence ATGGAACTCAAAGGGCTGCTACTGGCCGGTGGGACGGGCAGTCGCTTACGTCCTTTAACCTATACCGGGGCGAAGCAACTTATTCCTATCGCCAATCGTCCGATTTTACATTATGCGGTCGAGGCGATGGTGCAAGCAGGAATAACGGATATTGGCGTTATTGTCGGAGAAACAGGGGCGGCTATTCGCGAAAGTCTGGGGGATGGTCAAGCCTTTAATTGTCATTTTACATACATTGTGCAAGAAGCACCACTGGGATTGGCACATGCGGTCAAAACCGCTGCACCGTTTCTTGCGGATGCTCCTTTTCTCATGTTTTTGGGCGACAATTTATTGCGAAGCGGCCTCGGAACACTTGTGGATCGATTTATGTCGGGGCGTTATTCCGCATCCATTTTGCTAACCGCGGTGGATGATCCCCGGCAATTTGGTGTGGCAGTAGTCGAAAATGGTCGCGTGACGCGTCTGGTGGAGAAACCGAAAAATCCCCCATCCCATTGGGCTTTGGTGGGAGCTTATTGTTTTCAACCGGAAATTCACGAGGTGATTGCGACATTAAAGCCGTCGTGGCGAGGCGAATATGAAATTACAGACGCGATCCAAGCATTAATTGATCAAGACCGGATTGTGGATGCCACCTTCGTTGACGGGTGGTGGAAAGATACGGGACGACCCGAGGATGTCATCGAAGCCAACCGCTTAGTTCTTGAGGATTTGGTGCCGGCGGTGCAAGGACATGTGGACAAAGAAAGCGAAATTGTTGGCCGAGTTTATATCGCTCCAACGGCCCGCATTGAGCGAACGACAATTCGAGGCCCCGTCGTGATAGGCGAAGGCGCTGTGATTCGCAATACTTATATCGGCCCTTATACCACCATCGGAGAGGGGGTCATCATTGAAGAAACAGAAATTGAAAATAGTATTGTTCTTCCCGACAGTGTGATTCAAAGAGTTGCCGAACGCATTGATCAATCCTTAATCGGGCGTGGGGTTAGGGTGCAAGGACGAAACGAGCGTCCTAAAGCTATGCGACTGGTTTTAGGAGACCATAGTCGGGTTGATTTATAA
- a CDS encoding MFS transporter, with amino-acid sequence MMRYLRIFQIPAFARYFLGDTIVRLVEQCVQLALLWFLATRGHSPANLGWYVFWSTAPAIIGGPLTVKLFRYWSIRRAMVVDLVSRALGYGILTEIIAIHEDAVNWTVFDGVAFLNALTFMVTNAGGPNLYVHLVPEPWVSTALYSEQIGWNLAVLLSPLLAGVMVSHVPVILFVGSAAVILVLAAFNLATISLMTKGTTAHSDQDSAIISRPIWRLILGNPAIWISTAVFWGMNVAQGMLVVLWPLIVSHDWHADGTRYGLLLTLEASGGFFGSILLPVLLRKGSAIHRLLWSDAAAGMVMIAIWNQMDHAKWILPVMFVHAFLAAGAATWALQIRYDGAPSQQRPALLAYIRSFLQSAGPLGAIIAGMGWRSTGIHRLWQEVIVLLVVFPVLGLSSYMLLNQHKTCFPRVN; translated from the coding sequence ATGATGCGTTATTTGCGCATATTTCAGATCCCAGCATTTGCTCGCTATTTTCTCGGTGACACCATCGTCCGCCTAGTGGAGCAGTGTGTACAGCTTGCATTGCTCTGGTTCTTGGCAACTAGAGGTCACTCTCCAGCAAATCTGGGATGGTATGTATTTTGGAGTACGGCGCCCGCTATCATTGGCGGACCGCTAACGGTGAAACTGTTTCGCTATTGGTCTATCAGGCGTGCTATGGTTGTCGACCTTGTCAGCCGGGCGCTGGGTTATGGAATTTTGACGGAGATCATTGCAATCCATGAAGACGCGGTGAATTGGACCGTATTTGACGGCGTGGCTTTTTTGAATGCGCTCACATTTATGGTGACGAATGCAGGTGGACCCAATTTATATGTGCATTTGGTGCCTGAACCATGGGTCTCGACGGCACTTTATAGCGAGCAAATTGGGTGGAATCTTGCAGTATTGCTAAGCCCTTTATTAGCGGGTGTGATGGTGAGCCATGTCCCTGTGATATTATTTGTGGGCAGTGCTGCGGTCATATTAGTTCTAGCGGCCTTTAATTTGGCAACCATTTCCCTTATGACTAAGGGGACAACCGCGCATTCTGATCAAGATTCGGCTATCATATCGCGACCGATATGGCGGCTAATCCTGGGCAACCCCGCGATTTGGATATCAACGGCCGTGTTTTGGGGGATGAATGTGGCCCAAGGGATGCTCGTGGTGTTATGGCCTTTAATTGTTTCGCATGATTGGCATGCAGACGGTACACGATACGGACTGTTGTTGACCTTAGAAGCAAGTGGAGGTTTTTTCGGGAGCATCCTTCTTCCCGTATTACTGCGCAAGGGCTCAGCCATTCATCGCCTATTATGGAGTGATGCGGCTGCGGGCATGGTGATGATAGCGATTTGGAATCAGATGGATCATGCCAAATGGATTTTGCCAGTTATGTTCGTCCACGCATTTCTCGCCGCGGGGGCAGCGACTTGGGCTCTTCAAATTCGCTATGATGGAGCACCCAGCCAACAACGCCCTGCTCTGCTGGCTTATATTAGAAGCTTTCTTCAAAGTGCTGGTCCCTTGGGCGCGATAATAGCCGGAATGGGATGGCGCAGCACAGGGATTCACCGGTTATGGCAAGAAGTTATCGTCTTACTTGTTGTGTTCCCCGTTCTCGGTCTGAGCAGCTACATGCTGCTTAACCAGCATAAAACGTGTTTTCCCCGGGTGAATTAA
- a CDS encoding form I ribulose bisphosphate carboxylase large subunit, with amino-acid sequence MSSTENKKKSRWASGVTPYSEMGYWRPDYEPSETDVICVFRVTPQEGVSPEEAAAAVAGESSTATWTVVWTDRLTAYDNYQAKAYRVDQIPGTDQYFAYIAYSIDLFEEGSIANLASSIIGNVFGFKPLKALRLEDMRIPLHYIKTFQGPAHGIVVEREYLDKYGRPLLGATIKPKLGLSSRNYGRVAYEALRGGLDFTKDDENIGSQPFMRWRDRFLYVMEGVNRAAAETGEVKGHYMNVTAATMEDMYERAEFARDLGSVIIMIDLTVGYTAIQSMANWARKNGMLLHLHRAGHATYTRQKTHGVSFRVISKWMRLAGVDHIHAGTIVGKLEGDPNMIHGYYKTLRDSKVEMNLQEGLFFDQDWGSMPGVMPVASGGIHAGQMHLLIHHLGEDVILQFGGGTIGHPMGISAGATANRVALEAMIKARNEGKDILNEGPEILQKAARMSPSLQAALDVWKDVTFNYESTDTPDVLPTPSV; translated from the coding sequence ATGAGTTCAACTGAGAACAAAAAGAAAAGCCGCTGGGCCTCTGGGGTCACCCCATATAGTGAAATGGGATATTGGCGCCCAGATTACGAACCGTCAGAAACCGATGTCATTTGCGTATTTCGCGTCACTCCACAAGAAGGCGTCTCGCCGGAAGAAGCCGCGGCTGCAGTGGCCGGAGAGTCCTCCACAGCGACATGGACTGTTGTCTGGACTGACCGTCTTACTGCCTATGACAATTATCAGGCGAAAGCATACCGCGTAGATCAGATTCCTGGAACTGACCAATATTTTGCTTACATTGCGTACTCAATTGATCTCTTTGAAGAAGGCTCTATCGCCAACCTGGCCTCATCTATTATTGGTAACGTATTCGGTTTCAAACCGTTAAAGGCCTTGCGTTTAGAGGATATGCGCATACCCCTTCATTATATCAAGACCTTCCAGGGCCCAGCTCACGGAATTGTTGTGGAGCGGGAATATCTCGACAAATACGGACGGCCTTTACTTGGTGCCACCATTAAACCCAAATTAGGGTTGTCTTCACGCAACTACGGTCGTGTCGCCTATGAAGCGCTTCGTGGGGGACTAGACTTTACCAAAGACGACGAGAACATTGGATCTCAGCCCTTCATGCGCTGGCGTGACCGCTTCCTTTATGTCATGGAAGGTGTCAACCGCGCGGCCGCCGAAACGGGTGAAGTCAAAGGTCACTACATGAACGTTACTGCTGCCACAATGGAAGATATGTATGAACGGGCTGAATTTGCTCGCGACTTAGGCAGTGTCATCATCATGATCGACCTCACAGTCGGGTACACCGCCATTCAGTCTATGGCCAATTGGGCTCGTAAAAATGGAATGCTGCTTCACCTACACCGGGCAGGCCACGCCACCTACACGCGTCAAAAAACGCACGGGGTGTCTTTCCGGGTCATTTCTAAATGGATGCGTTTAGCGGGAGTTGACCATATCCATGCCGGAACCATTGTCGGTAAACTGGAAGGCGATCCCAACATGATCCACGGTTATTACAAGACCTTACGCGATTCCAAGGTTGAAATGAACCTCCAAGAAGGCTTGTTCTTCGATCAAGACTGGGGTTCCATGCCAGGTGTCATGCCCGTCGCTTCCGGGGGAATCCATGCCGGACAAATGCACTTGTTAATCCACCACCTTGGTGAAGATGTCATTTTGCAGTTCGGTGGCGGAACGATTGGTCATCCGATGGGAATCTCCGCAGGGGCAACGGCCAACCGCGTGGCATTAGAAGCCATGATCAAGGCTCGCAACGAAGGCAAAGATATCCTCAATGAGGGTCCCGAAATCCTTCAAAAAGCGGCGAGAATGTCTCCGTCGCTACAAGCAGCCCTTGACGTGTGGAAAGATGTCACATTTAACTACGAATCCACAGACACTCCGGATGTTTTACCGACACCCAGTGTATAA